The Streptomyces sp. NBC_00510 genomic interval GGGCGACGCGCGGCAGGATCGCGGCGGCGTCCGGGTGGGTGAGCGCCAGCCCGATGACCGCCACGCCCACCAGCGGCTCCCCGCGCTCGAAGGCCGCGTCCACCTCCTCGGGCCGGTCGGTCCCGAGCAGCGCAGCGGAGTCCGCCCAGTTCATGCCCCGCCCGGCCGCCGCCCGCCCGACGAGGAACTCCCCCCGCCCGGCGGCGTCCGGCTCCCCGCGCCGTGCCCCCTCCAGGTACGCCCAGACCCGCCCGGCCTCCGGGCCCGCGTCGGCGGCGACCTTCCGCCACACCTCCGTCTCCGCCTCCGTCAGGGCGGCGAACCTCCCGCCGAGCTCCCCCAGGTCGCACCGCCGCAGGAACGCCAGCCATCGCGCGTCGTCGTCCGTGACGCGGCCGGTGGCGTAGCCGACGGCCAGTTCGCCGGGTTCCAGCGCGACCGCGAAGCGGACGAACTCGGCCGGTATGGGAGCGGGATCAGCGGTCACGAGCGCCGAGGCTAGTCCGTCAGGCCCAGTGCCGGCACGCCGTTTTCGCCTCCCTGCGGCGGGCCGGCGACGGCGGTGAGCCCCTCCGTACGGACTAAGGGGTCGAGGCAGCCGGGAGTGGCGGTGACGGCCGGACCGGTACGGCGCGTCAGTGACCGTCCGTCAGAACGCCGTCCAGGGCGCGCGACAGCCGGGCGAGCCACTCCGCGGCCGTGCCCGTGACGTGGGGGTGGGCGGCGCGGAAGGTGTCCCAGTCGACGGAGTGCGGGGCGACCTCGGTGAGGCGGGGTGCGGAGGCCGGGTGGCCGGGCTCGCGGCTCATCACCCGGCGCAGCAGGCGTGGGGAGAGGGCGGTGCCGGGCACCTCGGCGAGGAGGACCGCGTCGTAGAGGTCCTTGCCCTGTGCGCGGCCCTCGGCGGCGGCGTCGACCTGCAGCCACAGCAGCTTCCAGGCGAGACAGAGTTCACGGCTCGCGGTGAGCACCACGGCCGGGGGCCCGCCGTCGCCGCGCGGCACGGCGGTCAGGACGGGCGGCTCGGGGAGCCGTTCGTCGCGGGCGAAGTCCAGGCGCACCTCGCCCGGGGGCAGTCCGTCCGCGTGCCAGGGGACGACGAGGCGCACGCCGGGCGTGTCGTACTCCGCGTAGGTCCAACTGCCGTCGTCGCGGGCGCCCTCCGGGTCGAGGCGTACGCCGGGGGCGGCGTCGGGGTGGGCCCGGACCAGTGCCAGCAGTTCGCCGGGCGGGCCGTCGGAGCCGTCGGAGCCGTCCGGTTCCGGGTCGACGATCCAGTGCAGGCCCTCGGGCGGGACGTGGGCCCGCTGCCCGCCGGTGCCGAACTCCTCGTCCGTCCAGATCTCGGGACGGACGGCGCCGTCGGCGGCCTCCGGCCACTGCTGCACGGTGGCCCGCTCGTCGACGTACGGGTACGGGTGGAG includes:
- a CDS encoding nucleotidyl transferase AbiEii/AbiGii toxin family protein; this translates as MTAPAQQDPAAAARRAVLDHLLGLVARSPLGEYLVLRGSMVLPAWVGAAAREPGDLDWIVPPSLAVPIDPLHPYPYVDERATVQQWPEAADGAVRPEIWTDEEFGTGGQRAHVPPEGLHWIVDPEPDGSDGSDGPPGELLALVRAHPDAAPGVRLDPEGARDDGSWTYAEYDTPGVRLVVPWHADGLPPGEVRLDFARDERLPEPPVLTAVPRGDGGPPAVVLTASRELCLAWKLLWLQVDAAAEGRAQGKDLYDAVLLAEVPGTALSPRLLRRVMSREPGHPASAPRLTEVAPHSVDWDTFRAAHPHVTGTAAEWLARLSRALDGVLTDGH